The Spirochaetota bacterium genome contains the following window.
AAGATTTCTAAATTAGTCAATAATCAGGAATTTATATTATCCATTCTTCGGGAGGGTGAGATTTTTGGGGAGATGGCAGTATTAAATAAAAAAGTCAGAAATGCTTCTGCTATAGTATTTGAGAATGTTAAAATTATGCGTCTCCCTGTGGAAACCTTCATGGATGAAGTCGGAGATAAGATACTAACGAAGATGTTTGAGACCTTTGCCAGAAGAATCTGGTATGCTCATCAGCGAGTAACCTTGCTAGAAATGAGTAATCCTAACGCTATGCTCTATGGATATATACAAATTTTAATTTCTGATATTAATGCCAAGAATAAGCATCATGCAAGAACACAGAATGAATATATCTTTAATTTTTCTTTAATGGATTTAAAGAGAATGATAGGGATGGAAGAGGCAAGAGATGATAGCATACATGAGTTTTTATCCGATGAGAACATTGACATCTCAAATCATTCTATTCGTATTTATGACAAAAGGAAAATAGATGATAAGGTAGCCATTTATAAAAGTAGAGAGAGGAAAAAGAAAATTATTGATATTCACATTTAATTGAATTATTATATCATTAACTCACCCTTCAAAAAAGATGAAAGGATTTATCAAAATTAATTGTATCTAACCATTATCGATGCAAGAGGTCTAGCAGATATTGCTTTACACCCAGTTTATCGATAAATTTGAAAAAATCGGCATCATTAAATAATATTATTGACTTTTGTTTGTGTATATATAGGATAACCTGATTTTCAATGGTATATATTTTTTTGATTGTTATAGTAATATAACTGTAAATAAATAACAAATTATTGAATATTTTTGTTATTCAACAAGGAGGATCGATTTATGTTTAAAAAAGTTCTATATCCAACGGATTTTTCGGCAAATTCTGAAAAGGTAATGCCCTATGTTAAGGAGTTGAAGAATTCTGGAACTGATGAGATAATTCTCTTACATATAATTGATACTAGAAATGAGGACTTTATTAAAAAGGGGAGTTGGGCAAGTCAGACAATCCAAAATGAACTTATGAAGGATTATCATAATAACATGATAAAGGAGGCTGAAAAGAAGATCGAACCTATTAAAAAGGAACTCGACGCTAGTTTTAAAGTAAAGACCATTATTACAAGCGGAATACCATTTCAGAAGATAATAGATACTGCAGAAGAAGAGAATGTATCAGTTATCGCCATGGGTTCACATGGAATCAGCAATATTGCAGAGATGGTATTGGGATCTGTGACTGAGTTAGTTTTTCGTAAAACCTGTAAACCTATACTTGTAATAAAGAGATAATTATTGCTGCAGCAAAGACAACAACAGAATGATGGAGGGGGGGCAATAAAAAAGAATTCTGAAGGATAATTTACAATAAGGCTACATAATCAATTGATAGAAAGGGATTTTATGAATGTTATGTTATCTATTTTTGTTTTTTATAGTATAGTGCTTACTACGTGGGATTCTTTCTATTTTCAGGTCTGAAAGCATATGCTTTAACTTCTCAGGTGATACATGAGCGTTCCCCCTTCCCCATTTAACATGAATCCATTGAAATGGCGTATTGAGAAGTCTTTTATCACCCATATACCAACCTTTTAATAGATCACTTTCCCTTATTGAATTTTTCGACCAATTATTAGTGGGAATTTCACTTTCTGATTTTTTTTGAGGGAAATAACCGTCCCTCCCCCAGAGATTGGTTCGCTGATAAAATTTGTAAACTCTATCCCCACAGATGACATAAGTGAAAACATCAGGTAGTTCCCAACCATTGATAATCAAATGGCCATGCCTTGTTTCTGATCTTGAACCCTTGCGCGTATATGTAATAGTATGTTCTATAGCGACATTAGGTCCCTGCTCTTTGCAGCAGGCATCCCTATTCTGCGATGATGTGCATGAAAGAAATGATAACGCTAAGATGATAGCTATTATTCTCATATGTAATTCTCTGTTTATTAAATTATGTAGAGGTTGTGTATATTTTATTCCTTAAATATATTTAATGTATAATGATGGCTTAATTGAAGGATTTATGGAGTATACCCATTCAATCCTCCACCCCCACCCTCATCAAACCAGTCATCAAGCATCTCAAACCAATTATCTATTGTGCTGTCACTGGAGGTTGCTCCATCTATACACCATGACAATTTTCCATATAAGCTGTCATCATCACTAAATGCAGCATCAGTATCTATAGAATTATACCACCACTGGTATGCCCAGCTTCGTTCTCCAAGATAATTGATGCTATCTCCATCTGAGAAAAAGATATGCAGGCCATGTTTACCATTGGTAAATCTTGATGGATAATCATTCCCAGCATAGGAGTAGACAACCATTTCATCAACGGCAGTCATTACATCTGATGCCTTTGTCTGTATTGCTGAGCTAAAATCAGAACTTGTGCTTGTCCGTTCACATAGATCATAAAGATCAAAAAAAGGATAGCGTACCCATTCTACAACTTCAGCTGCATCGAAATAGTGTATTGTTCCTTCTGACAAAGATAATGGATAACCACCCCTTATATTTTCGAAGTAGAATTGCTCATTCTCAACATCAACACTCAGATTAACCGCCAGGGCATCAACAGCATCCTTTACCTCCGCCACCTTTGCAAGGTTATAGCAACTTAAGGACTGGCTTGGCCCATATGTGGAATTAGCGCTGGTAGAATCATACTGTTCCTCAACAATAATTCCTCCAAATTCAGCTGCTGTCATAGTAGATGGGTCATAATAGAGTTCACTCCCCCCTATTATTGTATCCACTTCTCCATTATTACCGCCTCCACCTCTGATCCTCTCAAATATTTTATCATATTGCCATCCAGCCCCCCATAATGATGGAGATGAAGCAACCATGTAATCAGCGCTAAATTTGTCATCTCCTGTTCGATATTGGTATGCTGTTTCAACTGAACCCAACAGGCAGACATCGAAACCAATTAAGTCTACGGATTCACTTGCGGTCAATACATCAGTTACCTCTGCTACATAAAGCATATCACCATCATTCGTATCATCTTCACAAAATGCTCTAGGAAAGTCTCTATTCAGATTATCACTCAACCCCCTGCCTCTTGTACCCCCTCCATGATTCGAAAGAATTAGAGCATAGTTATCAGCCTCATATTCAGCCTTACAAAACTGAATGAATTTCTTCATTGTATTTGCATCACCCATGTTGGCCTCATAACTTGAGATGGTAGTAATTTCAGGAAATTGTGTACCACCTCCGATTCGAGTTGCAGCTCCTTGCGTAATTCTATAGATCCTTGTATCTGAAAAATCCTCCCCAAATACAGTAGCGTCATTTGTATAATACCCATAAGATTCAGGATGCCGATCAATAAGAAGAATTAGATTAAGACCCTGATCATTTACATAACCGCTTTTCATCTCCTGTACATCCGATAGAAGCGCGGTTTCAAGATCGCAATCTGCATCGCAATAATACATAACCGTCCAATTCGTCCCCTTGGTATAATTATCCACCAAGGGTTGGGGATTATCATTATCATCATTACAGGCAACTGAAATAATAAGCACAAAACATAGGACAAAATTGAAATATTTAAAATACCTAAGAATATACTCAATCCTTCTAATAAACATATATTTCCAATCCTTAATGCTATGCATCGATATTCCTCCGTGAATCTTATCCTCTTTAATAAATATTAAAATGTTATATTCAATTCATCATTCCTTTGTTATTTGAGTATATTTCAAATATTATTGAATGTAAAGGAAAAATCGTTATACATCAGTAATAGGATTACGAATTATATAAACAAAATGAATATAATCCATGAATATACTGTATTATCTCAATTATAAAACACTAAAATTAATAAAGAAAAATATATTATACAATAAATTCCTTGATATTTTTTATTATATCCTTCATTCTTGATTTAAAGGAATGTAAAATAAATATACAGGGAGTGTGCATGATGTCACTATCAAGAGTAGAAGTACTTAATATTGTAATCGATCAAGAAAATAATATACCGGTTGTTATATTACAGGATATTGAAACAAAGGATACATTACCAATCCTCATAGCGCCTCTTGAAGCTAGTATGATAGCTATAGAATTAGAAGGCAAAAAACCGATAAGACCCTTAACGCACGATCTTCTGATAAATATAGTAAAAGCTACTTCTTATGAAGTAGAGTCAATTGAAATAAATGATCTGAAAGACAACATTTATTATGCTAAAATCAAGCTGGTTTCTGGCAATAAGACCTTAGAGATTGATAGTCGACCAAGTGATGCAATAGCTATAGCGCTAAGAACAAAAGCACCAATTTATGTAAAGAAGAAGGTTTTTATACTCTCAATGGGCATTCAAAAAGCGACTAAACATGTGGACAAGGAGACATTGAAAGAAGTTTTAGAGGATATTGAGATTGAGGATGTTGGTGGAAAAATAATGTAGCCTCTACCTAAGCATTTTGTGATTCAATATCTTTAAATGAATATTTAATTTATTCTTGCCTATAGACATTCTTTGTTTCAAATATCATTGCTGATTATAGCATATTTTAGACAAAATAAGCATTTATGAACGATAGATGTGTATATAGAGCTTTATTAGTGGAGACATCTTTCCCACACAAGGATTCATTACCCTACTCCGATGATCTTCACATCCAAAAACAAACCTGCCAGAGATTCCTATCTTTTGTAAAATAATCCTATCGATAAGGAGAAAATTGATATGTCTAATAATATTACTAATATTGAGATACATGATTTTATCAAGGAGCTTACGGATATTGAGATAGAACTCGAATCCGATATTGAGACGACGTTATGGATTAGTGATCCTCATGGCGCTGGTGAGAGATTTGTCGCAATATTGAAGGGTAGATTTGGAATTGTATGGAGAACCTGCTATGAGGCACTTCCAAAATCATTTTCACATAATAAGATTGAATATTTAGCAAGAATAATAAGAAAGGAAAAATACATAAATGGTGAGGATAATTCAATAGAGAGACAGGATGTGATCTCAGCTCTGGTTAAGGTTATTAGATATAGGATGCAAAACGTAAAGGATTTTGATCAAATACGTCCTAGTATTAATAAGGATCTCAAGCAGGTTTTGGAGAATCTGATACTCAATTTCCCAGTACCAAATCTTATATATGAGAATGATCTGATTGCAGACAAGGTTATTAGCGCTCTCTGTAAGATTATAAAACAAGTAATTATTGGCCAGTTGGTTGTGCTGGGGGATGTCTTTGATAGAGGTGATGAACCGGATAAAATATTGAGGATTCTCAATAAGAGTGATATTAAACCCTATGTAAAGTATATTTGGGGAAATCATGATATTCTCTGGATGGGAGCAGCAGCAGGCAACAGATCTCTCATTGCTGAAGCCCTTAGGATTAGCACACGATATGATAACCTAAAATTTTTAAAAAGACTTGGAATTGATATCAGCAAATTACAGGAATTTGCAAATAAATTGTATCCTGGTGAGATTGCAGGGAAATTTAAGGCGAAACTGAATATTTCAAAGAAAATGGAAAAAACCCTCTCAATAATTCAATTTAAACTGGAGGAAAAAACTATAAGAGATAATCCTAATTTCAGGATGGAATCACGATTGATGCTTGAGAATCTTGCACAAATGCTTAAAAGTAATAATGTTGATGGTTTGACGGATACGGATTTCCCAACATTAGACTTAGATAATCCTACAGAATTATCTGAAGAAGAGAAGTATGTAATAGATGATTTGACATATCAGTTTACGAACAGCGATAGGGTAAAATCTCTCATGAGGTTTCTATTTGAACATGGAAAGATGTATCATATCAATAACTACATCCTGAATATTCATGCGCTTATACCCAGTACAGCGGAAGAGGAATTTGATGATCTTTTCGGACGAAAAGGCAAAGCCCTATTCGATCATCTTGAGGCAATAGTAAAAAATGTGGGAAAAAAATATCTGGCAGGGGAAGAGCAGGGTCCTGAGGAATTAGCACTTATGTTTTATCTTTGGTGTGGCCCTAAATCGCCATTCTTTGGGAAAAATGCGATGAAGACCTTTGAGAGGTATTACTTCAAAGATAAGGATACTCATAAGGAGATACTCCTCTATTGGGAGGAGAACCTAAAAAAGGATTCATTTATGGATATGATTTTAAATGATTTTGGGGCTAAAAGAATTGTTTATGGGCATACACCTATAGACATCTTAAAGGGTGGAAAGATAGCCTCTTCTGATGGCAGGGCAATCAATATCGACGGCGGTTTCTCTAAGGCATATCTCAATAGAGGTCATTCCCTTGTGCATACACCGTACTCATTATACGCCATAATATTACCTACTCCAGATGAAATTAGCGAGGCTAGAAAGATGAAAGAACCAGCTAAGATTCAGATAGAAAACATTGACAGCTTTGAAAATCCTGTAAAGGTGAAAAATACATATAGAGGGAAGATATTAAAGGAGAGAAGAGATCAGTTATTTGCAATGTTAAATGAACTTGAATACCATAATGTAGAGACTCTCTCTGAGAGTGATTTCACCATATAAATTATGGTTGACATTTGCTTCATTTACAATTACATATATGTATTGAGAATCGAGCTATAAATAGCTTGTGACAATCCTTTATAATTGTATTCGCAAAGGACATGTGATTGATATTAGCAGATAGTAGTAACTCATGCAATTAAATATTATGTATATGTTTAATATAATATTTTCAAATTTATGGGAGGTTGAATGAAGCAGATGAGAAATGCAATAGCAGCTATTTTAACTATATCTTTTATGTTGTTTGTGCCAATTTCAGGGTCTGCCTTCATAGATATTGGACTATATATGGGGCGTTCTGTTAATGGTAATATGGAATTAGGGGAGCTTAAAACTGAACTGGGCAAGGACTCTA
Protein-coding sequences here:
- a CDS encoding universal stress protein; amino-acid sequence: MFKKVLYPTDFSANSEKVMPYVKELKNSGTDEIILLHIIDTRNEDFIKKGSWASQTIQNELMKDYHNNMIKEAEKKIEPIKKELDASFKVKTIITSGIPFQKIIDTAEEENVSVIAMGSHGISNIAEMVLGSVTELVFRKTCKPILVIKR
- the cloSI gene encoding clostripain; the protein is MHSIKDWKYMFIRRIEYILRYFKYFNFVLCFVLIISVACNDDNDNPQPLVDNYTKGTNWTVMYYCDADCDLETALLSDVQEMKSGYVNDQGLNLILLIDRHPESYGYYTNDATVFGEDFSDTRIYRITQGAATRIGGGTQFPEITTISSYEANMGDANTMKKFIQFCKAEYEADNYALILSNHGGGTRGRGLSDNLNRDFPRAFCEDDTNDGDMLYVAEVTDVLTASESVDLIGFDVCLLGSVETAYQYRTGDDKFSADYMVASSPSLWGAGWQYDKIFERIRGGGGNNGEVDTIIGGSELYYDPSTMTAAEFGGIIVEEQYDSTSANSTYGPSQSLSCYNLAKVAEVKDAVDALAVNLSVDVENEQFYFENIRGGYPLSLSEGTIHYFDAAEVVEWVRYPFFDLYDLCERTSTSSDFSSAIQTKASDVMTAVDEMVVYSYAGNDYPSRFTNGKHGLHIFFSDGDSINYLGERSWAYQWWYNSIDTDAAFSDDDSLYGKLSWCIDGATSSDSTIDNWFEMLDDWFDEGGGGGLNGYTP
- a CDS encoding bifunctional nuclease family protein; the protein is MMSLSRVEVLNIVIDQENNIPVVILQDIETKDTLPILIAPLEASMIAIELEGKKPIRPLTHDLLINIVKATSYEVESIEINDLKDNIYYAKIKLVSGNKTLEIDSRPSDAIAIALRTKAPIYVKKKVFILSMGIQKATKHVDKETLKEVLEDIEIEDVGGKIM
- a CDS encoding fructose-bisphosphatase class III encodes the protein MSNNITNIEIHDFIKELTDIEIELESDIETTLWISDPHGAGERFVAILKGRFGIVWRTCYEALPKSFSHNKIEYLARIIRKEKYINGEDNSIERQDVISALVKVIRYRMQNVKDFDQIRPSINKDLKQVLENLILNFPVPNLIYENDLIADKVISALCKIIKQVIIGQLVVLGDVFDRGDEPDKILRILNKSDIKPYVKYIWGNHDILWMGAAAGNRSLIAEALRISTRYDNLKFLKRLGIDISKLQEFANKLYPGEIAGKFKAKLNISKKMEKTLSIIQFKLEEKTIRDNPNFRMESRLMLENLAQMLKSNNVDGLTDTDFPTLDLDNPTELSEEEKYVIDDLTYQFTNSDRVKSLMRFLFEHGKMYHINNYILNIHALIPSTAEEEFDDLFGRKGKALFDHLEAIVKNVGKKYLAGEEQGPEELALMFYLWCGPKSPFFGKNAMKTFERYYFKDKDTHKEILLYWEENLKKDSFMDMILNDFGAKRIVYGHTPIDILKGGKIASSDGRAINIDGGFSKAYLNRGHSLVHTPYSLYAIILPTPDEISEARKMKEPAKIQIENIDSFENPVKVKNTYRGKILKERRDQLFAMLNELEYHNVETLSESDFTI